The DNA sequence GCACGATACTCATGCCTGCTCGCTGACTTTCAAACAGGTATGTCACGGCCCCGACAAATAACGGGCACAAAAACGCCACTTTGCCGGAGAGCGCGTACAGCCCGAACATCTGGTTTCGCAGCCCTTCAGGTGCCACCCGCCCCATATACGTGCGGCTGGCAGCCTGTACTGGTCCGACAAAAATTCCCAGCACCAGTGCAAAAAGCCAGAAGAGAGTTACGGATTTTGTGAAGACGATCACAGTGCCAGTGAACATCAGTCCGCACAAAGATAGAAGAATTGTTTTTTTGCTGCCAAACCAGTCATCAATCCAGGCGAATAATGCTGCTCCCACTCCCGCGGTAACATTGATGGCGATACCGAAGACGAGAATCTCCCGTGGCCCCATGTTGAACGTGGCGGCGACATAAACACCTCCAAAGATAAAAATCGTCGCCAGACCATCGATATAGAGGAAACGCGCCACAAGAAAACGCACTATATGCGAATATTCTCTTACGCGCTGTATGGATTGCCAGAGCTGTCTTGCTCCGTCCCGAACAGCGCTGCCAAAATTTTTCCCCTTGGTCGGCTGATCAGGCGTGAACAGAAACAGGGGAAGCGCGAAGAAGGCGAACCATGCGGCAGCCAGTAAAAAAGTGGCCCTCACCGGCTCGGAAGACTCCGCATCCAGTTCAAGCCAGGATTCCCACTGAATCATCAGCGTTAATCCGGCGATCAGGGCCAGCAAACCACCCAAATAGCCCATGCTCCATCCCCATCCAGACCAGCGTCCCATCCTTTCGGAATCCGCCAACCTGGGAAGCATGGCATTGTAAAAAACCCCAGCATACTCCATCCCGATTTCACCGATGGAAACCAGCAAAAGAGCCAGAAGCACATACTCCACAGAAGGCTGTACCAGCCACAATGAGGCCGTTGCCGCGATGCATACCAGGCTGAACCCGGCAATCCAGGGCTTGCGACGTCCGTACTGATCGACAATCGCGCCCAGTAATGGACCACCAATGGCGACAAATATTCCGGCAATGCCCAATGTCGTTGCCCACAGCGCCGCACCAGTGACTTCATCACCGGCAACGGACTGTGAAAAATAGGTTGCGAATACAAATGTGAGGACTATCGTGGCGTAGGCATTGCTACCCCAATCATAGAGTGCCCATGACCACATTCCCAGGGACGAGGCACCTCTTGGTACATTCAAACTTTCTTTTTCAGGCGAGGAAGAGGAATGTGTGTTCTGGCTGGTTTCATCCCATTTTTGCATGAAATATATTCATTTTTTGAAGATAATTATACACATATTTTTTCAATATTTCTCTGCGTGCAAATCAATTATTATCCATTTCTTTTTTCAAACTGGAGTGAATTAATTTCATTTTTTTTTTGCACCATGTTTTATATAAAAAGAAAAACATTGCTTATGAATAGATATTTAAAACAATTCTAGTACGTATAGAATATCTATAGATACATATTCAAATTATTTTGGATTCATCTAATTTGCAAAAAAAAAAATTATACTTTTTCTGCATCACCGAGCAAATTTCTAATGGATAGCTTTAGTTCTGTAGAATCAATGGATTTCGCAACAAACCAGTCCGCATCAATTGTTTGCAGGTCGTCTTGCAAATCACCTAGGGCCGTGCAAAGAATGACAGGTAAATGATGATCTCTGCTTCGTATTGCACGTAAAAGATCAAATCCTGACTCTTTCCTCTCCAAATTAATGTCAAGTATGATAACATGCGGTTTCTCTCGATCCACAAGTTTCAATATGTCTTCACTCCCATCGGACGTCACTACATCATACCCTTCTTCAGACAGTTCTTCAAAAAAAAAGAGACGGACATGGTATTCATCGTCAACCACCAATAATTTTTTTCTAGCCATCAAGGTTCCTTTGCTTTTCCATGCAGGTTGATTGTTTTTTCTTTTTGGCAGCCAATTTATCAAAGATGATGCCAACCTGAACGATTCGGTAACACCCTGAATACGCTTCAACCATTAATAAATAATGCCTTGTGGCTGTTCCAATTTCTTAAAATTTAAGAATTACTAAACAAGAAGGTAGCATGATTTTTAAGGTTCCAGAGTTTGAAAATCGTCACCCCATTCAGAACCTTTCCTCCTTTTCAGATGGATCCATTTCACAACTGGCTTGGATCGTTAACGGAACATGGCGAATTTGAAAGGTGAAAAATGCCAATAGATTCCGGCAGGGGTATTGCATTCTTTCAAATCCCGAACCTGGAAAACACATGCTTGAGTTCAGTGCAAAAAGTCCTTTGGACCAAACCAAACCCTTGGTGGAATTCCGGCAACATATTGTTTTTACAGTTCACTAGCCACTCATCACTGACCACTGCTTGGTGCACAAAGCACTTTTTGCACCAAGCTCATGCTTATCCGTTATCACTTGCACTTGTTTTTGGCCGACCTCCCTGGATACGCCCTTGTCCCGCAATTCATTCCCCAACCAATAAAGGCGAATTCATGACCCAAATGGACAACAAAACGAAATTTCTGATTTGGTACATTTTTATTGCCATAATCGGCGTAATCGCCCTCAATCATGTCATTGTCTCCCAGTATGCTCCCAAGGACATTGCCTACAGCGAGTTCCTGGAGGCTCTGGAAGCTGGACTGATCGTCGAGGTCTCCATTGTCGGCGACCAGATCGAAGGTAAAATGCGCGATGCCGAAAATCCTGAAGAAACGCTTCACTTTTCAACGTTCAGGGTCGAGCCGGAATTGTCGGAAAAACTGGCAGATCACGGAGTGACCTTTTTGGGACGCCCTGAGCGGACATTCTTCCGGGATCTGCTCTCCTGGGTCATTCCGCTGATACTTTTTCTTGGGATTTGGGTCTTGATCATGCGCAGAATGTCCGCTGGTGCGGGATTCATGAATGTCGGCCAGAGCAAGGCCAAAATCTACATGGACAAGGACATCGAGGTCACGTTCGAGGACGTGGCCGGCGTGGATGAATCCAAGGAAGAATTGCAGGAAGTTATTGATTATTTGAAGGATCCTGAACCCTTTCAGCGCCTTGGCGGCAGGATGCCCAAAGGCGTCCTGCTGGTTGGCCCGCCTGGTACAGGAAAAACCTTGCTGGCCAGGGCTGTGGCCGGAGAGGCGAAAGTACCTTTTTTTAGCATCAGCGGTTCGGATTTCATCCAGATGTTCGTCGGAGTCGGTGCCTCACGAGTCCGGGATCTGTTCAAGCAGGCCCGCG is a window from the Desulfonatronum thioautotrophicum genome containing:
- a CDS encoding MFS transporter gives rise to the protein MQKWDETSQNTHSSSSPEKESLNVPRGASSLGMWSWALYDWGSNAYATIVLTFVFATYFSQSVAGDEVTGAALWATTLGIAGIFVAIGGPLLGAIVDQYGRRKPWIAGFSLVCIAATASLWLVQPSVEYVLLALLLVSIGEIGMEYAGVFYNAMLPRLADSERMGRWSGWGWSMGYLGGLLALIAGLTLMIQWESWLELDAESSEPVRATFLLAAAWFAFFALPLFLFTPDQPTKGKNFGSAVRDGARQLWQSIQRVREYSHIVRFLVARFLYIDGLATIFIFGGVYVAATFNMGPREILVFGIAINVTAGVGAALFAWIDDWFGSKKTILLSLCGLMFTGTVIVFTKSVTLFWLFALVLGIFVGPVQAASRTYMGRVAPEGLRNQMFGLYALSGKVAFLCPLFVGAVTYLFESQRAGMSIVLIFLAAGFGVMLKVPEAPRK
- a CDS encoding response regulator; translated protein: MARKKLLVVDDEYHVRLFFFEELSEEGYDVVTSDGSEDILKLVDREKPHVIILDINLERKESGFDLLRAIRSRDHHLPVILCTALGDLQDDLQTIDADWFVAKSIDSTELKLSIRNLLGDAEKV